A single window of Candidatus Baltobacteraceae bacterium DNA harbors:
- a CDS encoding peptide ABC transporter substrate-binding protein gives MLRFAENQDPKSLNPLLNASGVTGDLSMFIYSYAVRYNGKGEPVPDAVSEVPTVANGDVSKDGLTLKYKLRHNITWQDGQPLTCSDLKFTWQLVMNPKTNVATTDGYKDIKDIDCSDKYVAVVHMKRVYAPYLQQLWGVNGNAPILPEHLLAPYQTAHGSINDAPYNSKPIGSGPFQVIEWNRGSNVRMEAYPKYFMGAPKLKEVDLRILTDENTMETQLQTHEIDMLARGTPLNWPKYEALADNPKNGLKAIQVDSFLFDHIDFNLKNPILKDLQVRVALADATNRQEIIQKIMHGAATPAETDQHPTLSWAYTNDIEHHPFDPAKAKAILEADGWKVGADGIRVKNGKRLEFDLSTQTEATMGRAIQTLIQRQWHDVGVQADVKNYETASMFANGNAGILEGGHYDAAIFAWISASDPDDSSLYSGDNFAPRGQNSLFWNDPKATAAMNDALKTIDQTRRKADYVIVQQELAKEVPTIILSFRKEPYVYNTDLKGYDPSSVISSFWNPWEYSI, from the coding sequence AAGTCGCTCAACCCGCTGCTCAACGCCAGCGGCGTTACGGGCGACCTTTCGATGTTCATCTACTCGTACGCCGTGCGTTACAACGGGAAAGGCGAGCCGGTTCCGGACGCCGTCTCCGAAGTGCCGACGGTCGCTAACGGCGACGTCAGCAAAGACGGCCTCACCCTCAAGTACAAGCTTCGCCACAACATTACGTGGCAAGACGGTCAGCCGCTAACCTGCAGCGATCTGAAGTTCACGTGGCAGCTCGTGATGAATCCGAAGACCAACGTCGCCACGACCGACGGATACAAAGACATTAAAGACATCGACTGCAGCGATAAATACGTCGCGGTCGTACACATGAAGCGGGTCTACGCACCGTACCTGCAGCAGCTCTGGGGAGTGAACGGCAACGCGCCGATTCTGCCCGAACACCTTTTGGCTCCGTATCAGACGGCGCACGGCTCGATCAACGACGCGCCGTACAACTCCAAGCCCATCGGCAGCGGTCCGTTCCAAGTCATCGAGTGGAATCGCGGCTCCAACGTTCGGATGGAAGCTTATCCCAAGTACTTCATGGGTGCGCCGAAACTCAAGGAAGTCGATCTGCGCATTCTGACCGACGAAAACACGATGGAGACCCAGCTGCAAACGCACGAGATCGATATGCTCGCGCGCGGCACGCCACTAAACTGGCCGAAATACGAGGCGCTCGCGGACAATCCGAAAAACGGCCTGAAAGCCATCCAGGTCGATTCGTTTCTGTTCGACCACATCGACTTTAACTTGAAGAACCCGATCCTAAAGGATCTGCAGGTTCGCGTCGCGCTCGCCGATGCGACCAACCGTCAAGAGATTATCCAAAAAATCATGCACGGTGCGGCGACACCCGCCGAGACCGACCAGCATCCGACGCTCTCGTGGGCCTACACGAACGACATCGAGCATCACCCGTTCGATCCGGCCAAGGCCAAGGCGATCCTCGAGGCCGACGGTTGGAAGGTCGGCGCCGATGGAATCCGCGTCAAGAACGGAAAGCGCCTCGAGTTCGACCTGAGCACGCAGACCGAGGCCACCATGGGACGCGCGATTCAAACGCTGATTCAGCGCCAGTGGCACGACGTTGGCGTGCAGGCCGACGTCAAAAACTACGAAACGGCATCGATGTTCGCCAACGGCAACGCAGGTATTCTCGAGGGCGGACACTACGATGCGGCGATCTTCGCCTGGATCTCGGCATCGGATCCCGACGATAGCTCTCTCTACTCGGGCGACAATTTCGCGCCGCGCGGACAGAACAGCCTCTTCTGGAACGACCCGAAGGCGACCGCCGCGATGAACGACGCGCTCAAGACGATCGATCAGACGCGCCGTAAAGCGGATTACGTTATCGTGCAGCAAGAGTTGGCGAAGGAAGTTCCGACGATCATCCTCTCGTTCCGCAAAGAGCCCTACGTGTACAACACCGATCTCAAAGGGTACGATCCGTCGTCGGTTATTTCGTCCTTCTGGAACCCGTGGGAGTATTCGATTTGA